GCTATAAAAGAAATATAGGAAAAACACTGCGGTTTATTTCTCCAAAACCCCTTCTTAAAGCAATAATGTCCCACCAAAACCAAGAACCCCTTTTAGAAGCGCATGCACGCTTAAAAATATTCCAAGCAAACTTAGATACCCAAAACCATCCTATCAGCAAATCCCAATTTTTCTAAACATAACAGGCCGCTATAAATGTTGTAAGAGGGAATACTGTGGAAATATAAAGAACTAGGTTGTTACGAGCGACTTCATCTCTCCAGAATTTATATATTGAAACCATTTCCTATACAGATGAGGTAAAATTTAAGCTGTGCTGCAATTGGTTGCTaaggggcaacacagattttctttaaaatcacgATCCATGTAAATGTGTCTTTTGTTAAACTTGTGAGCCAAAATCCATGTATTTGTGTCTTACCGCCCAgttttcatttgttatactgctgaggtaaaatgaaagctgcgctgtgattggttgccagagcTGAGCTTTCATTATTTACATAGCTgacaccaaataaatctgtctcgTTTTGTTCCCTAGGGAACTCTCTACATTTTCGGAATAAAGCAAAGCCTATGTACTTCCCTAAGATGCTGGTTAtcaccgtgccaaatttcatcaaaatcgcttcagtggtttagttgtgaaaaggtaacaaacagagagacagttactttcgcatttatattattactatgGATATTCTATTTTTCTTACTATTGTAGAAGGGCAGTGCACAAAATGGCCTGTGGGTGGCTATAGACAATCATTCTTGTACCTGAAATGACATAGAGAACACATGTGGGTGTGGCAGGTGGTAAcataaaaggatcagttcctgccacactcaaggGAAAGCTGGCTGCAGCCACAGAGAGAGCCTGTAGAGGCAGCATCAGGAATTTGGAGACTGAGGTCTGGCGTCGACCAATTATAGTAATCAGCCTCAACAATCCATCAAATGCACAGAGATGGACGGGATGCTAAACCAGTTCACGGGCAATGCAAATCACATTTATCAGCCTCGGTATAAAATATCAGACTTTATAAATACAGGAGTAAAACTTGGGGTGAACAACCCATTAAGACCAACTGCCTATGGCTTTCAAACTCAGGTAGGATCTTAATCATAGCTCGTTAGATGTCAAGTGAGCCAAGAGTTTTATACATAAGTTGTAACTTGGAAGAGCCGGTACGGCACAATAGTCCATATCACCAGATTTCCCAAGTTGCCACTTATGTATAAAATTATTGGCTCTCTTGAAATCTGGTGTGTTAAGAGCTCACCTGAGCGTGAAAAGCATAGGGTTTTGTTTGATCGGGCTGTGTGCCCCAAGTTGTATAGTCCTGTATAAATAAAGTCTGATatgttacactgaagttgtagCACCTTTTccatgtgatcacagctgtatattactgtgtgcgactcttcctaATATATGACACTATAGCgatgagatggaggggagacgccCTTGCTGGGCTCAGTGGTGGAATACAGTTGTTATCTGTCTATTATCTATTGTCTAGTGTCTATTATCGATGAAAGGATCATTCTCAAAACCAAAAGATATCCTAACAAACTCCACAAAGACCAGAATTGGCAGAGTGATTCTCCCCTCACTACTAATACACATAATGGGTACCAGCTCTCCTTCATCTCCATCAGTTCTGAGGAAACATCAtctaaaggaaaaagaaagatcggcccaaatacaaacatgtaagttatacaagtaaacttttatcaacagttagaaacaagtttagagacgcagttatatgtatcagtgtgaaatattctatgtacacggGTGATATAAAGGTGGGTTATCTGAATTCTGTTTGTTTCTGGATAACAGATGTTTATCAGTAATCACATACATTTCTAATTCATCAATTAGTGCTCTAAATTGCTTCCCTTTTCTTGTGTATGacatgtcattttattttttaccttttttgtttgGTGTggcaaaagtggtttaaaaaagccCCGTCTCTTATATGTGAACTTTTTGATGTCGCAGGAAATTTGATttgtgagtaaaacatttcccacattctgaacatgaaaatggcttttctcctgtgtgaactctctgatgactaacaaggactgatttccctgcaaaacatttcccacattctgaacaagaaaacggcttctctcctgtgtgacttctctgatgactaacaaggactgatttccctgcaaaacatttcccacattctgaacaaggaaacggcttctctcctgtgtgacttctctgatgtgtaacaagatatgatttcactgcaaaacatttcccacattctgtacaagaaaacggcttctctcctatgtgatttttctgatgtataacaaggtctgatttccctgcaaaacatttcccacattctgaacaacaaaacggtttctctcctgtgtgaattctccggTGTCTAACCAGATGTGATTTCTGtacaaaatatttcccacattctgaacaaaaaaatggcttctctgctgtgtgatttctctgtTGTGTAACAACGTCTGATTTCCGAGTAAAACACTCCCCAGAttttgaacaagaaaacggcttttctcctgtgtgagttctctgatgtgtaacaagagttCTTTtcgctgtaaaacatttcccacattctgaacaagaaaacagcttctctcctgtgtgagttctctgatgtctaatgaGTTCTGATtttactgtaaaacatttcccacattctgaacaagaaaacggcttctctcctgtgtgaattctctgatgtgtagtaAAACCTGAATgcgctgtaaaacatttcccacattctaaacaagaaaatggcttctgtcctgtgtgaattctctgatgtgtaacaagggttgctttccatgtaaaacattttccacattctgaacaagaaaacggcttctctcctgtgtgagttctctgatgtcgaaTGAGTTCTATTTTcactctaaaacatttcccacattctgaacaagaaaacggcttctctcctgtgtgaattctctgatgattaacaaggactgatttctctgtaaaacatttcccacagtcagaacatgaaaacggcctctcccctgtgtgagttctctgatgtctaacaagatatgatttagCACGGTAACGTTTTGCACATTCTTTACATGCATATGACTTCTTCCCTGTGCAAGCTCCTTGATGTTCTCCTCTTCTGTGACTTTTACCAGTGTGacatgaatcagaagatgggacctgtgTAGAaagatcagatgatggatctttgctgtgaagcgctgaggggatatctgggataatgacaggttcttcatatgtatcttgtgggATACTACAATCCACTGCTTTAGTATATGCAGATATCagacgtccctctgagctcccggtaccgtcatctgccaagaataaagccAATTATTCTTTAATACTACAAACCTTATAAATGAtactgatattttataacatttctatacaaatatgtagcaaaatgtaatcatcatctaagggtgcttttacacaggctgacagtcgCTAGAGTAATCACTTAAATGAGCCATTACAGACAACTGTCTGCCCATGTAAACACGGGTCTTGACAGAGCGAGTGAGAATCGCTCAACTGTTGAAGTCGcttggtttgcagctcacttaaaCACCAAGAGATTgtcagtgcagaaaacatcaccaaaaactacAGATGTGAATCGGGACTTACAAGGAACTAATTGTGGTTTTCATAAATAACATGGGGGTCCTGGGGGATCTGCAAAAGGGTCACGAAAAGTAACTTGCAGCAGAAACCTCCTCAAGACCTGTGTTCCTGTCCCGGTAGATCTCCAAGCCCAAGCTACAAAAAtagtatattccatacagatggcATTTGGCCATTTCTGCAACAAGATTAGTTTCTGTTCTCCCCCTTTCCCCACCGTCACATGTTTATGGCCACCTAGTTTATGGCCACTCTCAAAATTATGGCggctcctgctactcctcctacTAGTGCTGACAGTCTTACTCACGGTACTGCCATgtcccactctctctctcacagactgaCAGAGTGACCTCCCTCCCCGGCTTCAGCATTCACTATAGTCTGAGTGCCCGTGCCGGAGGAAAGACGCAAGGTCACACTGTAAGTCTATGAGAGAGAGTGCACAATGGAAGATGATGGGGAaaagtggaggatgatgggggctgTTGGGTGAGAGTGGAGGATGAGGGCTGTTCAGGTACATTGATGATGATGGGGGCTGTTGGGGAACAATGGAGGATGATGCAGGCTATTTGGAGAATGATAGGTACTGTTTGGAAGACCTTTGAGGATAATGCGGGTCGTTTGGGGGACATGgaaggatgatgggagttgtttgGGGGACATGAGAGGACGATGGAACCACTTGGAGATGGACATGAATGATTTGGAAGGATATCCTTTGGTTTTTATCCCCTTAGTggcggccctatagtgtttttacgtcccgcCATTGCAGGGTTTATTATAGCGgatacccgcaggcaatagctgcaatcggctaaTTAACTCttcaaatgctgctgtcaattctgacagcgacatttaaaacccccgaacgctgtttggaggtcccgtacgcccctcctccccccgcggtgagatcatgggagccgtgtgggtgtcatggcagttggGGGCCTTCTCAaaggggtggcttcataggctgcctgtcagaatgcagtatgatgtagcaatacattatactgcaggagcaattaaAGCATTGCTAGTTttggtcccccctggggactggAAGAAAACGTGAAAATAAACactataaagttttactaataaaaaaaagtaataaaaagtttttaaaaaacccttttgacatatttacattaaaagaatctaaatacttAAGCAAAAATACGCATTTGAtattgctgcgtctgtaaaagtccgatcaaagtagcgcattatttaccgtgCACGGTGAAcgacgtccggaaaaaaaaaaggccagaaatgaatttttttggtcaccctgtctccaagaagaaatttaataaaaagcaatcaaaaacttGCATGTATTCCAAAGTGGTACCAACAAAAGCGACAGGACATacagcacaaaatgagccctcacacaactacgttaacagaaaaataaaaaagttattgtgcgcagaaaatggagacagaaaataatttttaaaaattaaatatctttaaaaaaaatacaagttaaacagcaaaaaaaaactatatacatttggtatcatagtaatcgtactgacccatagaataaagttatcatgtcgtttttgttgcaatttgtgggccgtagaaacaagacgcaccaacaaatggcagaatgtccaggtttttttccatttctctccaattagaatttttttttcgtttttcagtacattatatagtacattaaatagtaccattgaaaaatgcaattcatcccgcaaaaaacaagccctcatacagcgacgtcgaataataaaggagttatgatttttttaaaagggaggagggaaaaaagaaaatgggaaaaaacaaaaaagatccatcactaagaggttaaagtatGCAATCAGGCCCATAGGACTTTAGTTACACCACTGATTGGAGCCATATAGTGGGTGTATTACTGGAGGGTGTACTGAAAAGTTCACTAGTGGTGGAAGCAGCAGCTTGACGGGGAGAGTGGGCTGAAGCAAGTTTTGGGTGGAAGAAACCTTAGTGGCAGTCTGGGCCCAGAGAGAAGAACATATCATATTTATAAAGCTATTAAATTACTAATGTCCCTacttgtccctcaaaaaacaagctccAAATACAGCTTTGTTAGCAGGAAAAGTGCGAATTGCCCTTGGGCTGTGGGGTAAAGGGAACGTGTCAGGCggattctgctgcccgatgtcacacatacatcccaacacgcatgtacattacagacatctatattgtgctCTAAAACACTCCAGTGCTTCAGagaaaacactgtaaaaagcagCTCTGAACTTGGAGAAGAGTCAGTGGGACAGTCACTGCCGGCTTCTCCCTGCCCTGGGGTTCAGCTATCAGTCCAACTGATCAGCAGGTGGTAGCAGCGTTATGGGCAGAGTGGGCTGAAGCAAGTTTTGGCTGCAAGAAACCTTAGTGGCAGTCTGGGCCCAGAGAGACAAAAATGTAATATTATATTTATCCCAGTGCAGGTGGGGGGGTGACATTCTGAGTTTTGCTCTGGGGCCCCATGGCTTCATAGACCACACTTGCTTCTACTCACAGCCTGCTCACTTCATAGTTCCCTGTGAGGTTGCAAGTTCTGGTCAGTAGACCTGCAGTTGGGCAGGGACACATCTGTAAAAAtgtgcccttaaccccttagtgaccaccccattgccaTTTTATGTCCCGTTTTGGTGGACTTTAATCCCCGAGGGTGTAAAAACAtgcttgctctggggattaaaaccctgcaggctctggacatgtcAGTTCCATGCTGTCTGTTTTCAGAGGCAGCCGACAACCTGGAACTGTCATGAGGGGAAACGGGAAGCCACcctcggtcacgtgattgccggtaTCCAGCAGATACCAGTGATCGCATTAACGTCaattgaaagtttaaaaaaaggtaaagtttcaaCTTTCCTTACGGATCactctgtaaggggagctgaggatactcacccccatcctctgtaATTTCCTGTGGCATTCTGGTGCTGTCCaaactgtgaggggaggtgaaattgcttacctaaggcctgcggcaaTGTCccacgatgggatctttatccgtggacctttccccagctatGGCGCATGCGCTcatgccaaaatggcggacgcaagtgcAGAAACTGAGGAGGGCCCGGAAAATTTTAAATTCTTttgttcctggctactaaagTTAGCTGAGAGCCtaaagcagtgaccgagggccatggtttttggggtgcaagtcttcattcatgtatgctgtataaaaaaaaaccccaaatgacCTAATTGACAAAAAATAATGAAAGTCGTAAtttgtttccttctgctttgctttgattcattcaaaaactgtggggtcaaaacatgcagtacacccctagataaattcgataagggatctagttttcaaaatggggtcatttgtgggggttccctgTTGTTGTGGCtcaggggctctacaagtggacaatggggcctaaatcacgttgaagcaaaatatctgttctgaaCACCACTGGTTGTTCCTTTCTGTTTGGGCCCcttgtgcatccaaacataaaagattagggccacaatggtatgtttctgaacatgagacaaacaagggtatccagaGCAGCATCCCTGACACTCCTAGCACTAAACCTCTATCTTCTATAGAATTCTCTATTCTTTggatctatgtctccatgttctgGATTCTGTGATCTGGTTCccctgtggcgcagagtgttaagtcaGCAGAAAGTCAGTCCTAAACTGTCACTCATaaactgaaggttgcaagttcaatccccgcttggttcggGTAGCCGGCTCAATGTTGACTCACCTTACATCCTTCTGAGGACAGTAAAACAAGTACCCGGCTTCTACTAAATTAcctaaaagcactgcggaataagttggctatacaaataaaaagaatTGTTTATTTATCTGGGTCTACGTCTCAGTGCTGGTTACATCAGTTACATCCTTTtagcagtgtaaaaggaccttcagtTCCAGAACTGGAAAACCATTTCTCCCTCATCAGTACAGACATCATATAATGAATAGTAGTTCCCGCTCACATAGGGGTGTTTCATGTCCGTGCCGTAAATGCCCATCATGTGTTATCACCTATAACGGTATCACATGTCAGCCATATTTAGTTTGTATTCTGGCGGAATGGGGGAATATATAGCGGAAactgacagatcccagagctGTCAAAATCtttcaaagtatttttattgcttttttgttaaCAATAGTTGTACATTTATAACATATAAGGGAAAACTTGATGATACCTTACAACTCATGCATATGAAAAGAAGTCTTCAAATTTTAAATTTTCTTGTACAAAATCAATCAATAAAACTCCTTAAGCTAAACATTCTTCCTGTATGTGTTGTTTCTTATGGTCAACGTTAACAAATGGGAATTGGGTTCTAACCGACATGCGGAAAAGGgcaagggaaagggggggggggttatccaGGATTTAATCCTAATTTACCAATTGTTATAAGTATATCACTCACAGTTACCTATGAGTAGCCATCTCGAGAACACAGGTGTATTTCGTATATCTATCCAGGTGGCCCAAGTTCGATAGAACTTTTCGTATCCCGTCGGGTCTTCCTACACTCTAAGTCTCTCCATTATCTCAAATCTCATCCATCGCTCCTACCCATGCACTTCTGGGAATCTCCACACTCTGTTTCCAGAATCTAGGAATCACCTGCCTTGTGGCTGTAATGAAGAATTTTAACAAGCCTGTTTTGAGTGGGTGGGCCTCCTCGTGGGCAATGGACAGAAGTGACAACTCAGGTGTCAGGGCTA
This region of Eleutherodactylus coqui strain aEleCoq1 chromosome 5, aEleCoq1.hap1, whole genome shotgun sequence genomic DNA includes:
- the LOC136629128 gene encoding oocyte zinc finger protein XlCOF6-like, which produces MIVSSKMERERSKMVKNVLTLTLEIIFQLTGEDYTVVKKTSSDGSRVPVCDEWGKLQSPITGPPSHPLIHEDINVQEILELANKMIELLTGEVPIRCQDVAVYFSMEEWEYLEGYKDLYKDAMMETHQPLTSPGSRIIDSSKKEEDKNKMVKSVLNLILYILFQLPGEDYTIVKKTSSNGCRAPECDGWGRPLSPITGPPPHHLIHENINVQKILKFTNKMIKLLTGEVPIRCQDVAVYFSMEEWEYLEEHKALYKDVMMETCQLLPSPVPSSKRSPPERCPRPLLPQDHQLLYPDEDLTNINTTETNVRGDQRGKEEIPTGNRPDDGTGSSEGRLISAYTKAVDCSIPQDTYEEPVIIPDIPSALHSKDPSSDLSTQVPSSDSCHTGKSHRRGEHQGACTGKKSYACKECAKRYRAKSYLVRHQRTHTGERPFSCSDCGKCFTEKSVLVNHQRIHTGEKPFSCSECGKCFRVKIELIRHQRTHTGEKPFSCSECGKCFTWKATLVTHQRIHTGQKPFSCLECGKCFTAHSGFTTHQRIHTGEKPFSCSECGKCFTVKSELIRHQRTHTGEKLFSCSECGKCFTAKRTLVTHQRTHTGEKPFSCSKSGECFTRKSDVVTQQRNHTAEKPFFCSECGKYFVQKSHLVRHRRIHTGEKPFCCSECGKCFAGKSDLVIHQKNHIGEKPFSCTECGKCFAVKSYLVTHQRSHTGEKPFPCSECGKCFAGKSVLVSHQRSHTGEKPFSCSECGKCFAGKSVLVSHQRVHTGEKPFSCSECGKCFTHKSNFLRHQKVHI